The region TCGTAGCTCATGTCTTCAAAATGATACAGGACGAGGGGAACCCGTTGCGCTGGCGGCAACTTCTGCAATACCGCCTCCAGCAACTGCCGGTGCTCGCCGGCGGCCACCTGCTTCTCGTGCGTATCCGGCGCTGCCCATTCGGGCCCGGTCCCCTCCTCGTCGTCCTCCGAACGCATCTCGGAAAAAAAACGCCAGCGCGCCCGGTACCGGGTCAAATGATTCAGGCACAGATTTCGCGTGACGGTCTTGAGCCAGCCTCCAACCGTCGGGCTGTCCTTTAACTCTGCATACCGCTCGTAAGCCTTCAGGAAAACCTCCTGCGACACGTCTTCGGCTTCGGCCTCGGTTCCGAGCAACCGGACCGCCGTTGTAAACACCATGTTCTGGTAGGCCTTCATGAACGCCTCGAACTGTTGCGAGTCTGTCATTGTTTGCCCTATACCGGCGTAGGGTCATCGTGTTGGCAGGACACCGACAGTGGAACAAAAGTTGCAGCAAATTGCGAATCCCAAGTTCTTGCGACCGAAACGCGACGGATCCTGTCTAACTTGGACAGCCAAGGTCCGTCAGGACCACCGCCGCGGCGTTATGACCCGGCGCGCCCGTCACTTCACCTCCCGGATGTGTTCCCGCTCCACAAAGATACAGATTTGCAATGGGCGTTCGATACCCCGACCAGCCGAGCAACGGGCGTTGCGCGAGGAACTGACTGGGAATCATGTCGAGGTGTCGGATGTTTCCGTCGGTCATCGCCATTCGCTGTTCGATGTCCGCGGGCGTGAACAATGACCAATCAACGATGATGTCGCGCAGGTTCGGCGCGTATTCCGCAAGTGTGTCGATCAAACGTTCACCCATTGGCCGGCGGTAGTCGTCCCAGGTCCCATCGCGCAGTTTCGACGGCGCATAGAGCGCCCAAATCGACATGACGTGATGCCCCTCGGGAGCCATCCCCGGATCATAGATGGTCGGCACCTGCACCTCCATGACCGGAGCCCGGGCGGGCAAACCCCGCTTCGCGTCGGCCCACGCCTGGGTGAAATAGCCAATCGACGGACAGATTTTGACTTCGGCAAGGAAACGTGGATCAAAAGAGGGTGAGCCATCATCGAAGTACGTGGAAAAATCAGGCACGTCACGGAGCGCCGCGTGAAACTTGAAGTACGCGGCTTCCGTCCTCAGCGATTTGATCCGGAGGACGAATTTCGAGTCGAGATGCCGCGCGTCAATGAGCTTGAGAAAGGTACGTTTGGGGTCGGCGTTCGAGATCACAATTCGGCAGCGCATTTGTGTCCCATCCGCCAGTGCGACACCAATAACCTTGCCGTTTTCCACGAGGATGTGCTCGACTTGCGTGCCTGTTTGCAATATCGCACCACTCTCGCGGGCTGCTGCGGCAAGCGCCTGCGTGATGCCGCCCATGCCACCCTTTACCAGTCCGACATTCTCCGGTTTGCTG is a window of Candidatus Angelobacter sp. DNA encoding:
- a CDS encoding NAD(P)/FAD-dependent oxidoreductase; this encodes MSETDYDIIILGGGHNGLVCAAYLARAGLKTLVLERRDVLGGACVTEELFPGYRFSACSYLCYLLQNKVIEDLELRKRGFEVCPIDPWRFLPLPDGRRLLLWNDVEQTQEEITRFSKRDAMNYPKWIAFWKRAAGIIYPYFLTTPPTVAEIADRLSGTNDEEFFERLLLASMKDLVCEYFESEPVRAAFIHAHDVGDPTAPGSAWVYAYIKCTIFSKPENVGLVKGGMGGITQALAAAARESGAILQTGTQVEHILVENGKVIGVALADGTQMRCRIVISNADPKRTFLKLIDARHLDSKFVLRIKSLRTEAAYFKFHAALRDVPDFSTYFDDGSPSFDPRFLAEVKICPSIGYFTQAWADAKRGLPARAPVMEVQVPTIYDPGMAPEGHHVMSIWALYAPSKLRDGTWDDYRRPMGERLIDTLAEYAPNLRDIIVDWSLFTPADIEQRMAMTDGNIRHLDMIPSQFLAQRPLLGWSGYRTPIANLYLCGAGTHPGGEVTGAPGHNAAAVVLTDLGCPS
- a CDS encoding sigma-70 family RNA polymerase sigma factor, with translation MTDSQQFEAFMKAYQNMVFTTAVRLLGTEAEAEDVSQEVFLKAYERYAELKDSPTVGGWLKTVTRNLCLNHLTRYRARWRFFSEMRSEDDEEGTGPEWAAPDTHEKQVAAGEHRQLLEAVLQKLPPAQRVPLVLYHFEDMSY